A portion of the Paenibacillus sp. PvR098 genome contains these proteins:
- a CDS encoding enoyl-CoA hydratase-related protein has protein sequence MSTEYVYMEKNKEVATVYFNRPEKRNGLNYEMWVTIADLMDKCEQDKEIKVVVFRGIDETAFSAGADISEFKTLRYTAEGADKYNRATLIAEEKIMRLSKPTIAMIQGFCVGGGCEIAVACDFRFSDEKGKFGITPAKLGLVYNLPGTKNVVELVGPAKAKDILYTGRLLDASEAFRIGLIDRICSAEDIVDQTYEYAAMICNNAQFAVRGSKYIIGKVLEGETKDTPGIAKLVLDSFETEDYREGVTAFLEKRRPEFKYS, from the coding sequence ATGTCAACGGAATACGTTTATATGGAAAAAAACAAGGAAGTGGCTACGGTTTATTTTAATAGGCCCGAAAAGCGTAATGGGCTCAATTATGAGATGTGGGTTACCATTGCCGACCTCATGGACAAGTGCGAACAAGACAAAGAGATTAAAGTCGTGGTGTTCCGTGGAATCGATGAGACTGCTTTCTCAGCCGGGGCGGATATCAGCGAATTTAAAACGCTGCGGTACACGGCGGAAGGGGCGGACAAGTATAACCGGGCGACATTAATTGCCGAGGAAAAAATCATGCGCTTGTCCAAACCGACGATTGCGATGATTCAGGGCTTTTGCGTCGGCGGCGGCTGCGAAATTGCGGTGGCTTGCGATTTCCGTTTCTCTGATGAGAAGGGCAAATTTGGCATTACTCCGGCCAAGCTCGGTTTAGTTTATAATTTGCCGGGCACGAAAAATGTGGTGGAACTGGTCGGTCCGGCCAAAGCCAAGGATATTCTGTACACCGGCAGATTACTGGATGCCAGCGAAGCATTCCGGATCGGCTTGATCGACCGCATCTGTTCTGCTGAGGACATTGTGGATCAAACCTATGAATACGCAGCCATGATCTGCAACAACGCGCAGTTCGCAGTAAGAGGCTCGAAATATATTATCGGCAAGGTATTGGAAGGGGAAACCAAGGATACTCCGGGGATCGCCAAGCTGGTATTGGACTCGTTTGAAACGGAAGATTACCGTGAAGGCGTTACCGCATTTTTGGAAAAAAGGCGTCCGGAGTTCAAGTATTCTTAA
- a CDS encoding redoxin domain-containing protein has product MKNRKWVQFMILAVALLAGAYTVGAGIFKEDNEIVKVGSYAPNFSLQGLDGKVYNLEDYKGTSVVVNFWGTFCPPCVNEMPALERQYEKWKNDDVVVLGLNLNESPITVRSFLNQHNITFPILMDQDIVRKQYKVISYPTTFYINSEGIIEDIFIGEMQESDIESRIEKLVERQ; this is encoded by the coding sequence ATGAAAAACAGAAAATGGGTGCAGTTTATGATTCTCGCCGTTGCATTGCTTGCCGGGGCATATACCGTGGGAGCCGGGATATTCAAGGAAGACAACGAAATAGTTAAAGTCGGAAGCTATGCTCCGAATTTTAGTCTGCAGGGGCTGGACGGTAAAGTCTACAATTTAGAGGATTACAAAGGGACAAGTGTGGTCGTCAATTTCTGGGGAACGTTCTGTCCTCCCTGTGTAAATGAGATGCCGGCACTGGAAAGACAGTACGAGAAGTGGAAAAACGATGATGTCGTCGTGCTGGGTTTGAATCTGAATGAGAGTCCGATTACCGTCAGGTCCTTCTTGAACCAACATAACATCACTTTCCCTATTCTAATGGATCAGGATATCGTGCGGAAACAATATAAAGTTATTTCCTACCCAACGACCTTTTATATTAATTCGGAAGGAATCATTGAGGACATCTTTATCGGGGAGATGCAGGAAAGCGACATCGAAAGCCGAATTGAGAAGCTTGTCGAGCGCCAGTAG
- a CDS encoding response regulator, which translates to MLLKALIIEDDPMVSSINQKYLNKIDRVECIGSARNGQEAMELIVELAPDVILLDIYMPSMNGLELLREIRRQFIEVDVILITAADHPQIIEESMRLGIVDYIIKPFDFERFRSALETLKKRHLLFRQHTNLNQQLLDSIYLKADKKHVSDNETEVPKGIDPITLQMIRDSLANSGQPLSAQDIADQLSLSRITTRKYLEFLCEIDELMLELKYSTKGRPTKLYVYNEKL; encoded by the coding sequence TTGTTACTAAAAGCGTTGATTATTGAAGATGATCCAATGGTATCGAGCATCAATCAAAAGTATTTGAACAAAATCGATAGGGTGGAATGTATTGGCAGTGCCAGAAACGGTCAAGAAGCGATGGAGCTGATTGTAGAGCTTGCTCCGGATGTGATTCTTCTTGATATCTACATGCCTTCCATGAACGGGTTGGAGCTTCTACGTGAAATCCGCCGCCAGTTCATTGAAGTCGATGTCATTCTGATCACGGCAGCCGATCATCCCCAAATTATCGAAGAGTCCATGCGGCTTGGAATTGTAGACTACATCATTAAGCCTTTCGACTTTGAGCGCTTCCGTTCCGCACTGGAAACCTTGAAAAAAAGACATTTGCTCTTCCGTCAGCATACGAACCTCAACCAACAGCTGCTCGATTCCATATACCTCAAAGCAGATAAAAAGCATGTCAGCGATAACGAAACGGAAGTACCTAAGGGAATCGATCCGATTACGCTGCAAATGATTCGGGACTCGCTCGCCAATTCCGGCCAGCCTCTGTCCGCTCAAGACATTGCGGACCAGCTTTCGCTGTCTCGCATAACCACAAGAAAATACCTGGAATTTCTATGTGAAATCGATGAGCTTATGCTTGAATTGAAATACTCTACTAAAGGGCGTCCCACCAAGCTGTATGTTTATAACGAAAAATTGTAA
- a CDS encoding sensor histidine kinase — MPFIKRKLPLQLRIIGLVLTVVLSILVSVGYLFNLIIVQSVEDAVGDSALDVAKMIAELPDVREAIELGDPNSYLQPRSQELREKTQAGFITILDSNGIRYTHNNTELIGQRFTGGDDGPALSGEEYISKAIGISGPSIRAFVPVKKDDKVIGVIAVGMFNNNIYKIVNSYFISVIYFLSIALALGILLSILLARSIKKTMYGLEPDEIANIVKEREALLDCLHEGVIAVDKHRKVTLINETARKILSLDSDALGKHVTEIIPSSRLSEIIDTKEKEYNTEHTVNDVTVIVNRAPIVVNNEVVGAVSTFRDTTEMRSLAEELTGVKQYMEGLRAKTHEFMNRLHTLSGLLELQEYEEAKSFILQTTNSQQKLLQFLGRKILDPKTSALLLGKIQQAEERNISLKIDPGSHLPPLPEEISNSMILILGNLIDNAFDAVEGTPPGKIEVTLLDQQDQWVIMVEDNGHGIPEDKIHRIFNKHYSTKHSDRGYGLYLVKNHIDHVLYGQIDVSSTPNQGTIFWITIPKR, encoded by the coding sequence TTGCCATTCATCAAGCGTAAACTCCCGCTGCAGCTTCGCATTATCGGGTTAGTGCTCACCGTGGTGCTATCTATTCTAGTGAGTGTCGGCTATCTTTTTAATTTAATCATTGTTCAATCGGTAGAAGACGCTGTCGGCGACAGCGCGCTCGATGTAGCCAAAATGATAGCCGAATTACCGGATGTCAGAGAAGCAATTGAGCTTGGCGATCCTAACTCTTACCTCCAACCCCGATCACAAGAATTAAGAGAGAAAACACAAGCCGGTTTTATTACGATCCTCGATTCTAACGGCATACGCTATACGCATAATAATACAGAGTTGATCGGCCAAAGATTTACCGGCGGAGATGATGGACCCGCCCTTTCAGGCGAAGAATATATTTCCAAGGCCATCGGTATTTCCGGGCCGTCTATCCGGGCATTCGTCCCCGTCAAAAAGGACGACAAAGTCATTGGCGTAATCGCCGTGGGCATGTTCAACAACAACATATACAAAATCGTGAATTCGTATTTTATTTCTGTCATCTATTTTCTTTCCATCGCTTTGGCACTTGGAATTCTTCTATCCATCCTGCTCGCCAGGAGCATCAAAAAGACGATGTATGGTCTGGAGCCTGATGAAATCGCTAACATTGTAAAGGAACGTGAAGCGCTCTTGGACTGTTTGCATGAAGGGGTCATTGCCGTAGATAAACACCGGAAAGTAACCTTGATCAATGAAACGGCCCGAAAGATCCTATCGCTTGACAGTGATGCGCTTGGCAAACATGTAACAGAGATTATTCCTTCATCCAGATTAAGCGAAATCATTGATACGAAAGAGAAAGAGTACAATACGGAACATACCGTCAACGATGTAACCGTGATCGTCAACCGCGCTCCCATTGTCGTGAACAATGAGGTCGTCGGCGCCGTTTCTACCTTCAGAGATACCACCGAAATGCGAAGCTTGGCAGAAGAGCTGACTGGCGTAAAGCAATACATGGAGGGCCTGCGTGCCAAGACTCACGAATTTATGAACCGGCTTCACACCCTGAGCGGTTTGTTGGAGCTGCAGGAATATGAAGAAGCGAAGTCGTTCATATTACAAACCACCAATAGTCAGCAAAAGCTGCTTCAATTCTTAGGGCGCAAAATATTGGACCCCAAAACCTCGGCTCTGCTTCTTGGAAAGATTCAACAAGCAGAGGAACGAAACATCTCGTTAAAAATAGATCCCGGAAGCCATCTGCCGCCATTGCCTGAGGAGATTTCCAACAGCATGATCTTGATTCTCGGCAATTTGATAGACAATGCGTTTGATGCTGTTGAAGGCACTCCCCCAGGAAAAATCGAAGTTACCTTGCTTGATCAGCAGGACCAATGGGTCATCATGGTGGAAGATAACGGCCACGGAATTCCGGAAGACAAGATTCACCGCATATTCAACAAACATTATTCAACCAAACATTCCGACAGAGGCTACGGATTATATTTAGTTAAGAACCATATCGATCATGTGCTATATGGACAAATCGATGTGTCTTCCACCCCAAATCAAGGTACCATTTTTTGGATAACTATCCCCAAGCGTTGA
- a CDS encoding tripartite tricarboxylate transporter permease, translating to MGILQSLLDGFVVALSFQNILAAAVGAVLGIIVGGLPGLGSVTGVALLLPITFTMDPTTGIIMLAGIYYGCMYGGSYTAILVNIPGESSSITTALDGYPLARKGLAGKALFTANLSSFIGGTIGIIFLTFMGPVLAKIGLSFGPPEIACVILLALCSISLLFGENRRKGLLAAFIGILLATIGVDPTLGQSRFTFGSINLLNGISFVALIIGMFGFCQIIELMLQKIHAEYNAKITIRESLLDKNEVKRIMAPSIRTGILGSFVGILPGAGATTGSMFSYILEKKVGKNKEQMGKGALEGVAAAESGNNATAVGAFAPLLSLGIPSSGTTAVLLGGLIMWGLKPGPLLFTSNPDFVWGLISSMYIGNLISLVASLAIIPLLIYFIRIPNAIMIPLIIIFCVLGAFTDQNSMFDVWVMLIAGVVAFILSIHRYPIAPLLMAFVLTPMFETSVRQSFDISNGDPAIFVRGPITITILSLIVLFAIAPFIVKYLIRNRKSAQNNETIGH from the coding sequence ATGGGGATCCTTCAATCGCTTCTGGATGGGTTCGTTGTTGCTTTATCGTTTCAAAATATATTAGCTGCAGCCGTCGGCGCGGTTCTAGGTATCATAGTCGGAGGCCTTCCAGGTCTGGGTTCCGTTACAGGCGTAGCCCTGCTCCTGCCGATCACCTTCACGATGGACCCGACGACGGGGATCATTATGCTGGCGGGAATTTATTACGGCTGTATGTACGGCGGTTCCTACACGGCCATTCTTGTCAATATTCCCGGAGAGTCTTCTTCTATCACCACAGCTCTTGACGGTTATCCGCTGGCCAGAAAGGGGCTAGCCGGGAAGGCATTGTTTACGGCGAATTTATCTTCGTTTATAGGCGGGACAATCGGCATTATTTTCTTAACCTTTATGGGTCCGGTATTGGCAAAAATCGGTTTATCCTTCGGTCCTCCCGAGATTGCATGCGTGATTTTGCTGGCCTTATGTTCCATTAGCTTGCTGTTTGGAGAGAATCGAAGAAAAGGGCTGCTGGCGGCCTTTATCGGGATTTTGCTGGCAACGATCGGTGTAGACCCGACCTTGGGGCAATCGCGGTTTACATTTGGATCGATCAATTTGCTCAATGGGATTTCCTTCGTCGCCTTGATCATCGGGATGTTTGGCTTTTGCCAGATTATTGAGCTCATGCTGCAAAAAATACATGCGGAGTATAACGCCAAAATTACGATAAGAGAAAGCTTATTGGATAAAAATGAAGTGAAAAGGATTATGGCTCCGTCGATTCGTACAGGTATACTCGGAAGCTTTGTCGGAATTTTGCCGGGAGCGGGAGCGACGACAGGTTCGATGTTTTCTTATATTTTGGAGAAGAAAGTGGGGAAAAATAAGGAGCAGATGGGCAAGGGAGCCCTTGAGGGAGTAGCAGCAGCAGAATCCGGGAACAATGCAACAGCCGTGGGTGCGTTTGCCCCCTTGCTTTCCTTGGGAATTCCCAGCTCCGGCACGACAGCTGTATTATTGGGCGGATTGATTATGTGGGGCTTAAAGCCCGGTCCGCTGCTGTTTACAAGCAATCCGGATTTTGTCTGGGGCTTGATTTCGTCCATGTACATCGGAAATCTGATCAGTCTGGTAGCTTCGCTCGCCATTATTCCGCTGCTGATCTATTTCATCCGAATACCGAACGCCATCATGATTCCTCTGATTATCATTTTCTGTGTATTGGGTGCATTCACCGATCAGAACAGCATGTTCGATGTTTGGGTGATGTTGATTGCCGGGGTTGTCGCTTTTATTTTGAGTATTCATCGATATCCCATTGCACCGCTGCTGATGGCATTTGTTCTCACACCTATGTTTGAAACGTCTGTTCGACAATCCTTTGATATCAGCAACGGAGACCCTGCCATCTTTGTCAGAGGTCCGATTACGATTACGATATTGTCCTTAATTGTATTATTTGCGATTGCTCCCTTTATCGTGAAGTACCTGATCAGGAATCGAAAGTCGGCGCAAAATAACGAAACGATCGGTCATTAA
- a CDS encoding CoA transferase, producing MLPLEGVRVLDVSQIMAGPHCTMILGDLGAEIIKVEKKAGGDDSRQLGPFVNGESTSFFQINRNKKSIALDLKSEEGKQIFYELAKTADIIVENYRPGVTKSLKIDFDTMKDINPGIVYCSISGYGQTGPYAHKGGFDLVLQGMTGLMSMTGEPGKKPMKSGIAVYDIGAGITAAYSILAAYIYKQKTGQGQHVDVSLAEIGLPWFTWEAAAYFATGKIPGPSGWRHRSVAPYQSVQTRSGYMMVGCANQRTWEKLCTDVIDKPEWITDPRFRTNTDRINNVEELEALIEEVMASNDSAYWLDKCEKAGVPSGPINNFAEAMEDPHYLARDMVQEVEHPVIGKMKMIGIPTKFSLTPGQIRMPAPTLGQHTDEILQSIGLEEEQIQSMRQNGVIL from the coding sequence ATGCTTCCTTTAGAAGGCGTTCGTGTTCTTGATGTTTCGCAAATTATGGCAGGACCTCACTGCACGATGATTTTGGGAGATCTGGGAGCCGAAATCATCAAGGTGGAAAAAAAGGCCGGTGGAGATGATTCCCGGCAGCTGGGACCCTTTGTGAACGGGGAATCTACCAGCTTCTTTCAAATTAACCGAAACAAAAAAAGCATTGCGCTTGATTTGAAAAGCGAAGAAGGAAAGCAAATCTTTTATGAGTTAGCAAAAACGGCAGATATCATTGTAGAAAATTATCGCCCGGGGGTTACCAAATCGTTAAAAATCGACTTTGATACGATGAAGGATATCAATCCGGGCATTGTGTACTGCTCGATTTCCGGGTACGGCCAAACCGGGCCATACGCCCACAAGGGAGGATTTGACCTGGTGCTTCAAGGCATGACGGGCCTGATGAGCATGACCGGCGAGCCGGGCAAAAAACCGATGAAATCGGGTATTGCCGTATATGATATCGGCGCGGGCATCACGGCTGCTTACTCCATATTGGCTGCTTATATCTATAAGCAAAAGACAGGCCAAGGGCAGCATGTGGATGTTTCTCTGGCGGAGATCGGGCTGCCCTGGTTTACGTGGGAGGCTGCCGCTTATTTTGCAACCGGCAAGATTCCGGGACCGTCGGGCTGGAGGCATCGTTCCGTTGCACCGTATCAATCAGTCCAAACACGAAGCGGCTATATGATGGTCGGCTGCGCGAACCAGAGAACGTGGGAAAAGCTCTGCACCGATGTGATCGACAAACCGGAATGGATCACTGATCCGCGGTTTCGGACCAATACGGACCGCATCAACAATGTAGAGGAACTGGAAGCTCTGATTGAAGAGGTGATGGCTTCCAACGATTCCGCATACTGGTTAGATAAGTGTGAGAAGGCGGGCGTTCCTTCAGGACCGATCAACAATTTCGCCGAAGCGATGGAGGATCCTCACTATTTGGCCCGCGACATGGTTCAAGAAGTGGAGCATCCGGTGATAGGCAAAATGAAAATGATCGGGATCCCAACGAAATTTTCGCTTACCCCCGGACAAATTCGAATGCCGGCGCCGACGTTAGGCCAACACACGGACGAGATCCTGCAATCGATCGGTTTAGAAGAGGAACAAATACAGTCCATGCGGCAAAATGGCGTCATTTTGTAA
- a CDS encoding tripartite tricarboxylate transporter substrate binding protein: protein MKKSISVVLSSLIAVSLVTACSSKQTAAPSSGGGDNTSSNQGNAAPAPAGFVPAKDIEFVVPYSPGGGSDINARTLAQVIKNEKLVDKNMVIVNKPGGTGAVGNAYTFSKKGDPHTIMTWVSGQQAATVVNKAEVSLKDLTPIATMALDSFLVLVKANSPYQTFDDLVKAAKEKPEAITIGGAGATQEDYLIYHLINKHAGAKLKYVTFNSGGEAMTALMGGHVDVVSSNPNEVIAQIEAGELRALAATSEERLASPLDQVSSFKELGYPGIQLTQFRAIAGPPDMPQEAVKYWEGVFKKVSESADWQENYIKKYHLKSEFKNAEESKKYFEEALNMYLEIHKEAGTIK from the coding sequence ATGAAAAAGTCTATAAGTGTTGTATTGTCGTCGCTCATTGCTGTTTCGTTGGTAACGGCCTGCTCGAGCAAGCAAACCGCAGCTCCTAGCTCCGGTGGTGGTGACAATACGTCAAGCAATCAAGGAAATGCGGCACCGGCGCCGGCTGGATTTGTTCCCGCCAAAGATATTGAATTTGTAGTGCCCTACAGTCCTGGCGGCGGCAGCGATATTAATGCCCGGACGTTGGCGCAGGTGATCAAAAATGAAAAATTAGTAGACAAAAATATGGTCATTGTCAACAAGCCCGGCGGTACGGGAGCCGTTGGTAACGCTTATACATTCAGCAAAAAAGGGGATCCGCACACCATTATGACTTGGGTATCCGGCCAACAGGCGGCCACTGTGGTCAATAAAGCCGAGGTCTCCCTGAAAGACTTGACCCCGATCGCAACAATGGCCTTAGATTCCTTTTTGGTTCTTGTGAAAGCGAACAGCCCTTACCAAACCTTTGATGATTTAGTCAAAGCGGCAAAAGAAAAACCGGAAGCGATTACGATAGGCGGGGCAGGAGCGACACAAGAGGATTATCTGATTTATCATCTGATCAACAAGCATGCGGGAGCCAAGCTGAAATATGTCACGTTCAATAGCGGTGGAGAGGCTATGACCGCATTGATGGGAGGCCATGTCGACGTCGTTTCCAGTAATCCGAACGAAGTCATTGCTCAGATCGAGGCGGGGGAGCTTAGAGCTTTGGCTGCGACATCGGAAGAGCGGTTGGCTAGTCCGTTAGATCAAGTCTCCAGTTTCAAAGAATTAGGGTACCCTGGCATTCAGCTTACCCAGTTCCGAGCCATCGCAGGCCCGCCGGATATGCCGCAGGAAGCTGTGAAGTATTGGGAGGGCGTCTTTAAGAAAGTCAGCGAATCAGCTGATTGGCAGGAAAACTATATCAAAAAATATCACTTGAAGAGTGAATTTAAGAATGCTGAGGAAAGCAAGAAGTACTTTGAAGAAGCGTTGAACATGTATCTCGAAATTCATAAGGAAGCAGGGACCATTAAGTAA
- a CDS encoding gamma carbonic anhydrase family protein, producing the protein MIFSLGEYKPQLNPTAYIAPGAHLIGNITMGAESSVWFNAVLRGDNAPIIIGERTNIQDGSTLHVDPGVPLHIGEQVSIGHNVILHGCTIHDGALIGMGSIVMNHAEIGEQALIAAGTLIPENKKIPPRVLVMGSPGKVVRELNEQDLQMLQFVSEHYVGQSRRYLEAKILAYE; encoded by the coding sequence ATGATCTTTTCGCTAGGCGAATATAAGCCGCAGTTGAATCCTACTGCATACATTGCCCCGGGAGCGCATTTAATCGGAAATATTACTATGGGTGCGGAGTCAAGCGTATGGTTCAATGCGGTGCTTCGCGGTGATAACGCGCCGATCATCATCGGCGAGCGAACGAATATCCAAGACGGCTCCACGCTTCATGTGGACCCCGGAGTACCTTTGCATATCGGAGAGCAGGTATCCATAGGTCATAACGTGATTCTGCACGGCTGTACGATCCATGATGGGGCATTGATCGGGATGGGCTCCATTGTGATGAACCATGCAGAAATCGGAGAACAAGCATTGATTGCCGCTGGCACCTTAATTCCGGAAAACAAAAAAATTCCACCCCGTGTTTTGGTTATGGGTTCTCCAGGAAAAGTCGTCCGGGAGCTCAATGAGCAGGATTTGCAAATGCTTCAATTCGTGTCCGAGCATTATGTCGGACAGAGCCGAAGATATTTGGAAGCCAAAATATTAGCCTATGAGTAA
- a CDS encoding tripartite tricarboxylate transporter TctB family protein — protein sequence MGRIVPVGIALFGAFWAYQGWFNNEIWVNKGPGGGFLPFVIGMLTVILSLFEIFKNEPSDAKIEKKHVIPVIATLVMIAVFEVFGMILTFGLFVIAWMTFLEKYPIRQAAMIGISTTAVVYFIFKYFLQVPFPTGFLGI from the coding sequence ATGGGAAGAATCGTACCTGTGGGGATTGCTTTGTTTGGAGCTTTTTGGGCTTACCAAGGCTGGTTCAATAATGAGATTTGGGTCAATAAAGGGCCAGGCGGCGGGTTTTTACCGTTCGTCATCGGGATGTTAACTGTAATACTCAGTTTATTTGAGATTTTTAAGAACGAACCATCCGATGCCAAAATTGAGAAGAAACACGTCATTCCGGTCATTGCCACCTTAGTGATGATCGCGGTTTTTGAAGTGTTCGGGATGATCCTGACCTTTGGGTTGTTTGTCATAGCCTGGATGACCTTTTTGGAGAAATATCCGATTCGCCAAGCTGCGATGATTGGAATCAGCACAACGGCCGTCGTTTATTTTATATTCAAGTATTTCCTTCAAGTCCCCTTCCCGACGGGCTTTTTGGGAATTTAA
- a CDS encoding spermine synthase: MKAAGRSDLFKDGFITFVTAFSMITYEIVLSRFFAVIMDYNYVFLVISLCTLGIGIGGYISFRWPLIVRKIQEYVLGLYSLFLAGSTILMYALSFKGILFYSACSFIPFLVGGTMVSSLIQKRQEQAGFMYFTDLAGAGIGAALVIPLMNVLNPIQTISLISFLLFSVYCFVRFDQMKSFSKTVHVLLLLALTYNLFSPLFERIPFNAYLTSPHNVFVEEKEAKIVFSSWDAFARTDVYDADDDDLLYITIDGGAVSPISKYSGEAGQVDYLRSTTGFLAFQDIPRDKVLLIGAGGGQEVLAARMLDYRRIEAVDINKGSFEAVSRLSGFSGDVFGLSGVSPIVSDGRNYIRETKSTYDLIYLSLVKKNEESRLGLSLSENYMFTREAVADYIDKLNSGGRLGILLHNEMELYKVLYAAVSYFRKAGVPEAEIGQHIAVVGTYQHLGHVVEGMDGHRITRPLLLVNKQPFTPSNAASLLSSIRGIQQIPIHIPYVHDRFEAMGEWMNQAELNLEANTDDKPFFYSKGQGISPLLPALLISVVGLAALMARRAKLSMGTTVYFSGIALGFMMIEVTLIQHLILPLGHPTLSFVIVLGTLLITGGIGSYCSERWSMNGSKRYLPLLLIGILALGVQITIRWFEASQVMVTPGLRILGAILLLMPLGFFMGMPFPYGLKRMVKEQVALSWAINGLMTVAGSLLAAMVSYGLGFSATMTAAAGIYVLLYMGSRSIITT, translated from the coding sequence GTGAAAGCGGCAGGCAGATCAGACTTGTTTAAAGACGGCTTCATCACTTTTGTTACAGCATTCTCTATGATCACATACGAGATCGTTTTGTCACGCTTTTTTGCCGTTATCATGGACTATAATTACGTCTTCCTGGTTATATCACTTTGCACGCTTGGGATCGGCATTGGGGGATATATTTCATTTCGTTGGCCGTTGATTGTTCGGAAGATTCAGGAATATGTACTAGGCTTGTATTCATTATTCCTGGCCGGAAGTACCATCCTGATGTATGCACTGTCTTTTAAGGGGATTCTCTTTTACTCTGCATGTTCATTTATTCCGTTTTTAGTCGGCGGGACGATGGTTTCTTCTTTAATACAAAAGCGTCAAGAACAGGCCGGGTTTATGTATTTTACCGATTTGGCAGGGGCCGGGATCGGGGCTGCCTTAGTCATTCCCCTGATGAATGTATTGAATCCGATCCAGACCATCAGCTTGATATCCTTTCTGTTGTTTAGCGTCTACTGTTTTGTCCGTTTCGATCAAATGAAAAGTTTCTCGAAGACAGTACATGTCTTATTGTTATTGGCGCTGACCTACAACTTATTCAGTCCGCTATTCGAACGGATACCGTTTAATGCTTATTTGACGAGCCCACACAATGTGTTCGTAGAGGAAAAAGAAGCGAAGATTGTATTTTCAAGCTGGGATGCGTTTGCCCGGACCGATGTTTATGATGCGGATGATGACGACTTGCTGTACATCACGATCGACGGCGGGGCTGTTTCACCCATTTCAAAATATAGCGGTGAAGCAGGTCAGGTAGATTATTTACGTTCCACAACCGGCTTCCTTGCATTTCAAGATATACCTCGGGACAAGGTGCTGCTCATTGGGGCAGGGGGCGGACAGGAGGTTCTTGCAGCCCGTATGCTTGATTATCGCCGGATTGAGGCCGTCGATATTAACAAAGGAAGCTTTGAGGCTGTCAGCCGTCTATCGGGGTTTTCGGGAGACGTGTTCGGGTTGAGCGGGGTCAGTCCCATTGTATCAGACGGCAGAAATTATATCCGGGAGACGAAGAGCACCTACGATCTGATCTATTTATCTCTAGTGAAGAAAAATGAGGAAAGTAGGCTAGGCCTTTCTTTATCCGAAAACTACATGTTTACCCGGGAGGCCGTGGCGGATTATATCGATAAATTGAACTCAGGCGGTCGTCTTGGTATATTGCTGCATAATGAGATGGAACTGTACAAAGTTTTGTATGCAGCCGTAAGCTATTTTCGGAAAGCAGGGGTTCCCGAAGCCGAGATCGGCCAACATATCGCCGTGGTCGGTACATATCAACATTTGGGACATGTGGTTGAAGGGATGGATGGTCATCGAATAACAAGGCCGCTGCTGCTGGTCAATAAACAGCCGTTCACCCCATCCAACGCTGCTTCTCTTTTGTCCTCTATAAGGGGAATACAACAAATTCCCATTCATATTCCTTATGTGCATGACCGGTTTGAAGCTATGGGCGAATGGATGAATCAAGCGGAGCTGAACCTTGAAGCCAACACGGATGACAAGCCGTTTTTTTACAGCAAAGGACAAGGGATATCGCCACTGCTTCCGGCATTGCTGATTTCCGTTGTCGGGTTGGCTGCACTGATGGCTCGCAGGGCAAAGCTGTCTATGGGGACGACGGTTTATTTTTCCGGTATTGCCTTAGGATTTATGATGATAGAGGTCACTTTGATACAGCATCTGATCCTGCCGCTGGGCCATCCGACGCTTTCTTTTGTGATCGTACTGGGGACCTTGTTAATCACTGGCGGGATCGGCAGCTATTGCTCGGAACGGTGGTCAATGAACGGAAGCAAGCGTTACCTTCCTTTGCTGCTTATTGGAATTCTCGCTTTGGGTGTACAAATAACTATCCGCTGGTTTGAGGCAAGCCAAGTGATGGTCACTCCGGGGCTGCGGATCTTGGGGGCAATATTGCTGCTTATGCCGCTCGGCTTC
- a CDS encoding substrate-binding domain-containing protein — MFSCDIYALEVMNHLKSKGIQVPQDAGLMGFDHIDVLKYVSPALTTVEYAVEEFGVKAVESLVSQIEQTAYPTVPLLNYKIIPGDSI; from the coding sequence TTGTTCTCCTGTGATATTTATGCTCTGGAAGTGATGAACCACTTGAAATCAAAAGGAATACAAGTGCCTCAAGATGCAGGATTGATGGGCTTTGATCATATTGACGTATTAAAATATGTTTCCCCCGCATTAACTACTGTGGAATACGCGGTGGAGGAGTTTGGAGTAAAGGCCGTAGAGAGCTTAGTTAGTCAAATTGAGCAGACGGCTTATCCAACCGTTCCTTTATTAAACTATAAAATTATTCCTGGCGATTCCATTTAA